Proteins encoded in a region of the Scyliorhinus canicula chromosome 2, sScyCan1.1, whole genome shotgun sequence genome:
- the vps18 gene encoding vacuolar protein sorting-associated protein 18 homolog: MSSILDEYEDSQARARCGPAGLPYQQQRLGGTGIGQSGYVSARLEEEKPIFSKQRIDFSPPSAISHLVVCNNQLCMSLGKDTLLRIDLGKPDQPNHIEVGRKDDARIHKLFLDPSGSHLLISLTSSECLYLNRNSQKVRSLSRWKGHLIESVGWNKHLGSESNTGPILVGTSQGQMYEAEVVVSEDRLFNSSPDQYFKYVYSLEEDGSPAPVCCLEIERSIDGRLFVIATTRKRLYQFVGRAPEGGEQQLFQPIFSQYTDSLPSFQEFPVSLAYSEISFYTSKLRSSPRSFAWMMGNGVLYGTLDYSRPDSLLSDVKVWEYSADIEPQLEPPYSIVLTQFHFLLLLSDRVKAICTLNGQLVFEDVFPDKFGRLLRMVKDSVAGLIWIYTEKAVFRYHIQKESRDVWQMYMNMGKFDLAKEYCKDRPECLDIVLAKEADHCFQNKKYVESAKYYALTQRYFEEIALKFIEAKQEEALKEFLLKKLKNLKLEDKTQLTLLVTWLTEIYLNWLGTLEGDEGKRNQFDETREEFRKFLSGSKIKECLLNSRSTIYDLLASHGNVEDMVFFSVIMQDYERVVAHHCQHDDYSAALDVMSKYQDPALFYKFSPVLMQHIPRQVVDAWIGMQKRLDPKNLIPALVNYSQIGSSEQIDEAIRYLEFCVHQLDVTDQAIHNYLLSLYAKYKPKALLWYLEQGGSDANHIRYDLKYALRLCAENGHQRACVHIYKTMELYEEAVDLALQMDVDLAKSCADMPEEDEELRKKLWLKIARHVVQEEKDVKKAMVCLSSCNLLKIEDILPFFPDFVTIDHFKEAICSSLQEYNKHIDELKQEMEEATESAKRIREDIQEMRNKYGVVESQEKCASCDFPLLNRPFYLFLCGHMFHSDCLLQEVVPHLSPYKQTRLEELQRKLVSSNQAKSRQRPKEGEGSDRGQQSRDQIKADIDDIIAAECIYCGELTIKSIDKPFIEPQKCEEENNSWL; this comes from the exons gttacgtTAGTGCTCGTCTGGAAGAGGAGAAGCCGATCTTTTCGAAACAGAGAATTGATTTCAGCCCTCCCAGCGCCATCAGCCACCTCGTGGTATGCAACAACCAGCTATGTATGAGCTTGGGCAAGGACACTCTGCTCAG GATTGACCTTGGAAAACCTGACCAGCCAAATCATATTGAAGTGGGGCGCAAAGATGATGCCAGGATCCACAAGCTGTTTCTGGATCCCTCAG GGTCCCATCTCCTGATCAGCCTCACCTCCAGCGAGTGTCTATACCTCAACAGGAATTCCCAGAAAGTGAGAAGCCTGTCCCGTTGGAAAGGACATTTGATCGAGAGTGTGGGTTGGAACAAACATCTGGGGAGCGAGAGCAACACTGGCCCCATCCTGGTGGGGACCAGCCAAGGGCAGATGTATGAGGCAGAGGTTGTGGTGTCGGAGGATCGACTGTTTAACTCCAGTCCTGACCAGTACTTCAAGTATGTGTACAGCCTGGAAGAAGATGGGTCCCCGGCCCCTGTCTGCTGCCTGGAGATTGAGCGCAGCATTGACGGGAGGCTCTTTGTCATCGCCACCACCCGCAAACGGTTGTATCAGTTTGTTGGGAGGGCGCCAGAGGGCGGTGAACAGCAGCTGTTTCAGCCCATCTTTAGCCAGTACACTGACAGTTTGCCGAGCTTCCAGGAGTTCCCAGTCAGCCTGGCCTACAGTGAGATCTCCTTCTACACCTCCAAGCTCCGATCCAGTCCCCGCTCCTTCGCCTGGATGATGGGTAATGGAGTGCTGTATGGCACTTTGGACTACAGCAGGCCCGATTCCCTGCTGAGCGATGTGAAGGTCTGGGAGTACTCTGCTGATATTGAGCCCCAGCTCGAGCCGCCCTACTCCATCGTCCTCACCCAGTTCCACTTCCTGCTGCTGCTTTCGGACCGGGTGAAGGCCATTTGCACGCTGAATGGGCAGCTAGTCTTTGAGGATGTGTTCCCTGACAAATTTGGCCGCCTCCTGCGAATGGTCAAGGATTCTGTGGCCGGGCTGATCTGGATATACACTGAGAAGGCGGTTTTCCGGTACCACATTCAGAAGGAATCACGGGATGTTTGGCAGATGTATATGAACATGGGAAAGTTTGACCTAGCTAAGGAATACTGCAAAGACCGGCCTGAGTGTCTCGACATTGTCCTTGCCAAAGAGGCCGATCACTGTTTTCAAAACAAGAAATATGTGGAAAGCGCTAAGTACTATGCCCTAACTCAGAGGTACTTTGAGGAGATTGCCCTGAAGTTCATTGAAGCCAAACAAGAGGAGGCACTGAAGGAATTTCTTCTGAAAAAACTGAAAAACTTGAAGTTGGAGGACAAAACTCAGCTGACCCTGTTGGTGACCTGGCTTACCGAGATCTACCTGAACTGGTTAGGCACACTCGAAGGTGATGAGGGTAAGCGAAACCAGTTTGACGAGACCAGGGAGGAGTTCCGGAAATTTCTGAGTGGCTCCAAGATTAAGGAGTGCCTGCTGAACAGCCGCTCGACCATCTATGACCTCTTGGCCAGCCACGGCAACGTGGAGGATATGGTATTCTTCTCCGTGATCATGCAGGACTACGAGCGGGTTGTGGCCCACCACTGCCAGCATGATGACTACAGCGCAGCgttggatgtcatgtccaagtaCCAGGACCCCGCTCTGTTCTACAAGTTCTCCCCTGTTCTTATGCAGCACATTCCTCGGCAGGTGGTGGATGCATGGATTGGCATGCAGAAGCGGCTTGATCCCAAGAACCTTATCCCGGCGCTGGTCAactacagccagattggcagctCTGAACAGATTGACGAAGCTATTCGCTACCTGGAGTTCTGTGTGCACCAGCTGGACGTGACTGACCAGGCAATTCACAATTACCTGCTGTCGCTATATGCCAAATACAAGCCCAAGGCCCTGCTGTGGTACCTGGAACAAGGTGGATCAGATGCAAATCACATTCGCTATGACCTGAAGTATGCACTGCGCCTGTGTGCAGAGAATGGCCACCAGCGGGCCTGTGTGCACATTTATAAGACGATGGAACTGTATGAAGAGGCAGTGGACCTTGCACTCCAG ATGGATGTAGATCTTGCTAAGTCATGCGCGGACATGCCAGAGGAAGATGAGGAGCTTCGTAAGAAGCTGTGGCTGAAGATTGCCCGCCATGTGGTTCAGGAGGAGAAGGATGTGAAGAAGGCCATGGTCTGCCTCTCTAGCTGCAACCTGTTGAAGATTGAAGACATTCTACCCTTCTTTCCTGATTTTGTGACCATCGACCATTTTAAAGAGGCCATCTGCAGCTCCCTCCAGGAATACAACAAGCACATCGATGAGCTCAAGCAGGAGATGGAAGAGGCGACCGAGAGTGCCAAGCGAATCCGGGAAGACATCCAAGAGATGAGAAACAAGTACGGTGTGGTGGAGTCTCAGGAGAAATGTGCTTCGTGTGACTTCCCACTACTGAACCGACCCTTCTATCTGTTTTTGTGTGGCCACATGTTCCACTCTGACTGCTTGCTGCAGGAAGTGGTCCCTCACCTTTCACCCTATAAGCAGACCAGGCTGGAGGAGCTGCAGAGGAAGCTGGTGAGCAGCAACCAGGCTAAATCCCGGCAGCGCCCTAAAGAAGGAGAGGGCAGTGACAGGGGACAGCAGTCCCGTGATCAGATCAAAGCCGACATTGATGATATAATTGCAGCCGAGTGCATCTACTGCGGAGAACTGACGATTAAATCGATAGACAAACCCTTCATCGAGCCACAGAAATGTGAGGAAGAGAACAACAGCTGGTTGTAA